The uncultured Methanoregula sp. genomic sequence ATGGCAGAGGAGCACGTTGTGTACCGTCTTCTCCATCTTTTTCATAGCGCTGTTCAACACGTCATCTATCTGCTTGTCGGTCAGCTCGAACGGGGTACCAAAGGGTGTCGGGTTTGACCCGCCGACACCGACAATGGTCATCTTCCCCAGGTTGATCTGCGACCCGTGCATGCACACGGTATCGGAGTGTTCGAGCGTCTCGATGATCTCACGCGGGTCGCAGTTGCCGGGCACTGCAAAACACGGCACGTCGATACGTGAGAGCACGTCATCGACCGCGTCAACTGGACCCATATTGGTGATATCGCCTGCAATAAATACCGCTTCCGGATTCAATTCCAGAAATGAATCAATTTTACCGAATTGACCATGGAGATCTGCTATCAGAAGCACATCTTTCATGGTATATCATTTGAAGGGGGTCTAAAAAACCTTACCGCCCAGATAACAGGACGATAACAGGCGTTAAAATTGTTCTACTCTTTTATTTACGTCCCGGATATTAATTCTATCGTCGGAGCTCCAAAAATACCGGTATCTTTTTTAATATTTCAAAAGAAGCTAACGCAAATATACCGCGCAGTTTCGACGGTCTTTCTCAGCCCTATCCTTGGAACGTGCCGCAGATAGGCAATGGCGGAGTTTCCCGTCAATAACCGCAAAGACAATAGAAATTCTATAAAAATAGGAATGTGAGGGATCATCTCTTTTGCCGGGTAAGATCCACAAGAATGGATTTTTAATCGTTTCCGACCTCGATGTTTTGAAATTTTATCTCATCCGGTCCAACAAACTCCCTAAATGTTAGGCTGTTGATGGAGTCGGACATGTATATATTCCCATTACGACTGATAACACCGGAAAAATTCTCTTGGTATGAGATCCCATTTGCGCGTCTATATTCCTTATACCCGGTAAAAGCAGCTCCTTTTTGTGCCGTGATGTTATATCGCGGTGTGCCCGTTTCATGGAACCCCCCCGGATTTAGTGTGCACGGTTAGTGTCCCGGTCAATACTCCGACAATGTTCGGCGTGGATGCGGCTGCGGTAACCTGAGGGGTGAGCGGGGCTGCCGTGCTGACAGGGGTCGTTACCTGAGTGGCTGCAGAAGACATGGCACGGGCAGTCCCTGTACATCCGGCCATTAGAACAACAACCAGAAGAACCGCGAAAAATGCGAGATCTCGCTTATCACAGTTCATGCATTAACCACTTATTTTATGCAATAAAACGGTGCCTCTTTGGTTTTACAGAGAGGGATCACTACATTCTGACAGGTCTCCCGACCCGCTCCAGGTTCAGACACCAACCGGGTTGGCATCCCGCCATTGATCCCACTTTCCCGGATGCACGGCACGAGCGCCCAATTTGGATTTGGATCGACCAGTGGATATTCTCAGAAACGGGGCATTCGCCGGCTTTCCATTTGTCCTGAACGGTGACGCAGATGGATCAGAATGGATGTTCTACAACATTATACTGCAGGAGGTGGAAAAACCAGAGTAATACGGATAATAATAGGAATATAAAGAAAAAAACAGACCTATAACCAATTTCCACATCAACCGGAACTCCTGGAGGTGATATGAAGAAACTGAAAATCAGGAAGGTTATAGTTATAACAAAAACCACGGGAATTGCATAGCGCCACCTTATCCAGTAGGATATGGCAAGGGGAATAAAATACAGGAGCCAGACGGGGATTCCCAGAGGAGTGATGGCATCTACCAGGAAAATTAAAATGAGGAGAGATGTGACAATTAATTTAATACTAATATCCGA encodes the following:
- a CDS encoding metallophosphoesterase — encoded protein: MKDVLLIADLHGQFGKIDSFLELNPEAVFIAGDITNMGPVDAVDDVLSRIDVPCFAVPGNCDPREIIETLEHSDTVCMHGSQINLGKMTIVGVGGSNPTPFGTPFELTDKQIDDVLNSAMKKMEKTVHNVLLCHAPPFETLDKPAGEHVGSHSIRKHMKSFDLVCCAHIHEARGIMEVDGVKIVNPGPAMDGHCAMIHFGNDARDIKIELLTV